The Blautia hydrogenotrophica DSM 10507 genome window below encodes:
- a CDS encoding 4Fe-4S dicluster domain-containing protein: MGHLTTKDAYKSLEERINWFTQGAPASETLYKILQVLYTEEEAKWVALLPVRPFTIKRAARVWGTTEAKAEKVLDHLCEKALLVDSEYHGIRKFVMPPPMAGFIEFALMRTRGDIDQKYLGELYYQYMNVEEDFVKDLFFATETRLGRVYVQEPVLTNDKTNHILDYERASHIIEEAEYIGLGLCYCRHKMYHAGHPCEIDAPWDVCLTFGNVARSLAENGGYARLIDKAEAMDALERSYESNLVQIGENVRENPAFICNCCGCCCEALQAARKFSPMQPVATTNYIPKISLDKCVGCGKCAKVCPILAIEMAGDSKKKKAEVDTEICLGCGVCARNCLVKAIEMERRPVQVITPVNSTHRFVLQAIEKGTLQNLVFDNQAFANHRAMAAVFGTILKLPPMKQALASKQFKSVYLDRLLSLHKKR; the protein is encoded by the coding sequence ATGGGACATTTGACAACGAAGGATGCTTACAAAAGTCTGGAAGAGAGAATTAATTGGTTTACACAAGGCGCTCCTGCTTCAGAGACTTTATATAAGATTCTGCAGGTACTTTATACAGAAGAGGAGGCCAAGTGGGTGGCGTTGCTCCCTGTCAGACCGTTTACCATCAAGCGTGCGGCGAGAGTCTGGGGAACGACGGAGGCAAAAGCGGAAAAGGTACTAGACCATCTTTGTGAGAAGGCTCTTTTGGTGGATTCTGAATACCATGGAATACGGAAATTCGTCATGCCGCCGCCAATGGCAGGGTTTATCGAGTTTGCGCTGATGAGGACGAGGGGAGATATTGACCAGAAATATTTGGGGGAGCTCTATTATCAATACATGAATGTGGAGGAAGATTTCGTAAAAGATTTGTTTTTTGCCACAGAGACTCGGCTCGGAAGAGTCTATGTCCAGGAACCGGTGCTGACCAATGATAAGACCAATCACATTCTAGACTACGAGAGAGCGAGTCATATCATTGAGGAGGCGGAGTATATTGGGCTGGGACTGTGCTATTGCCGTCATAAGATGTACCATGCGGGGCATCCCTGTGAGATTGATGCGCCCTGGGATGTGTGCCTGACTTTTGGAAATGTAGCCCGCTCTCTGGCAGAAAACGGCGGCTATGCCCGCCTGATTGACAAAGCGGAGGCTATGGACGCTTTGGAACGTTCTTATGAGAGCAATCTGGTTCAAATTGGGGAGAATGTGAGGGAGAACCCAGCGTTTATCTGCAATTGCTGCGGGTGCTGCTGCGAGGCTTTGCAGGCTGCCAGAAAGTTCTCTCCCATGCAGCCGGTGGCCACGACCAATTATATTCCGAAGATCAGCCTGGATAAGTGTGTGGGGTGCGGAAAATGCGCGAAAGTCTGTCCAATTCTTGCCATCGAAATGGCAGGGGATTCCAAAAAGAAAAAGGCAGAGGTAGACACGGAGATTTGTTTAGGCTGTGGAGTCTGTGCGCGAAACTGTCTGGTCAAGGCAATTGAGATGGAACGCCGTCCGGTACAGGTGATTACCCCAGTAAACAGCACGCATCGGTTCGTACTCCAGGCTATCGAGAAAGGCACTTTACAGAATTTAGTCTTTGACAATCAGGCTTTTGCCAATCACAGGGCTATGGCGGCAGTGTTCGGCACAATTTTGAAACTGCCGCCGATGAAACAGGCGCTGGCCAGCAAACAGTTTAAGTCTGTGTATCTGGACAGATTGCTGTCTTTGCACAAAAAAAGATGA